A single Calditrichota bacterium DNA region contains:
- a CDS encoding GGDEF domain-containing protein: protein MTPSAAAKPESPEVPGVVQQTPEAGQATEMSSPRVISLLSEAIRALDHRSPDALGALILPAVLARQLGSEEGSERLKGGWFYRLGNGTGLQALAHLPRRHPLRDVAILLYSSPVMATGIVLHRGDGERWRGLICLDPFEATREAISLSQAMLPVSTDAADHLEALARSAAEVRPSSDSDFPTRLLRALLGSSPLPGGAASRESDIRWLRAMTRIQDAVGWELEEGRLNNSIARSLKETIGYDYFELMALQSAGRRFDVISEHHRNDTAFGGDLLTMMLKAERQMDILRGRTPVLIDRASAGRYLANPKLMNYMGLEAGLLLPLLYQRRVNGLLKIFSRHPGQYLPSDSSRFEAIGKIISKSLVTSRLHASMRRMATVDGLTNVYNHRFFEDQLGREWKRARRYSNALTLLMLDIDHFKIYNDTHGHLQGDRVLAGVAKLIRAAVREVDLVCRYGGEEFAVILPETTVDQGLVVAEKVRTSIAGTPFRLTVRQAPEYITVSIGVADNVNEVETPADLINRADMALYDAKRAGRNRCLAYAV from the coding sequence ATGACACCGTCTGCGGCAGCAAAGCCAGAATCGCCGGAAGTCCCGGGGGTCGTTCAGCAGACTCCTGAAGCCGGACAAGCAACAGAGATGTCATCGCCACGCGTGATCAGTTTGCTGAGCGAAGCGATTCGGGCGCTTGACCATCGTTCACCCGATGCGCTCGGAGCGCTTATTCTACCGGCGGTTCTGGCCCGGCAATTAGGCAGTGAAGAAGGAAGCGAGCGACTGAAGGGTGGCTGGTTTTACCGGCTCGGCAATGGCACCGGGCTGCAAGCGCTGGCTCATCTGCCGCGCCGCCATCCCCTAAGGGATGTAGCGATCCTGCTCTACTCATCACCAGTAATGGCGACCGGTATAGTCCTACATCGCGGTGATGGGGAGCGTTGGCGCGGGCTGATTTGCCTCGACCCCTTTGAGGCGACCCGCGAGGCGATTAGTTTGTCGCAAGCGATGCTGCCGGTATCAACGGATGCTGCCGATCATCTCGAAGCACTCGCTCGCAGCGCGGCCGAGGTTCGTCCATCGTCCGATTCAGACTTTCCAACCCGCCTGCTGCGGGCGCTGCTGGGGTCGTCCCCCCTTCCCGGGGGGGCAGCGAGCCGCGAAAGCGACATCCGCTGGCTACGCGCCATGACCCGGATTCAAGACGCGGTCGGTTGGGAATTGGAGGAGGGCCGACTTAACAACTCCATTGCCCGATCCTTAAAGGAGACGATCGGCTACGACTACTTCGAGTTAATGGCACTGCAGAGTGCCGGACGGCGATTCGACGTAATTTCGGAACATCATCGCAACGACACCGCGTTTGGGGGCGACCTTCTGACGATGATGCTGAAAGCCGAGAGGCAAATGGACATTTTGCGCGGTCGCACCCCGGTTTTGATCGATAGAGCCAGTGCCGGACGGTATCTCGCCAACCCGAAGTTGATGAATTATATGGGGCTGGAGGCAGGACTTCTCTTGCCCCTTCTTTACCAGCGCCGGGTCAATGGCTTGCTGAAAATCTTTTCCCGGCATCCGGGACAGTATCTGCCATCTGATAGCAGCCGGTTCGAGGCGATCGGTAAGATCATCTCCAAATCATTGGTAACCTCCCGGCTACACGCTTCGATGCGTAGAATGGCCACCGTCGATGGCCTTACCAACGTCTATAATCATCGCTTTTTCGAGGATCAATTGGGGCGGGAATGGAAGCGAGCGCGGCGCTATAGCAATGCCCTAACGCTCCTGATGCTCGACATCGACCACTTCAAGATCTACAACGACACCCATGGCCATCTGCAGGGTGACCGGGTCCTCGCGGGCGTAGCCAAACTTATCCGGGCCGCGGTGCGGGAAGTGGATCTTGTCTGCCGCTATGGAGGGGAGGAGTTTGCGGTGATCCTGCCGGAGACGACCGTCGATCAGGGACTTGTGGTGGCCGAGAAGGTCCGGACCTCGATTGCCGGCACCCCCTTTAGGCTTACCGTGCGGCAGGCTCCCGAGTATATTACGGTTTCGATAGGTGTCGCCGACAATGTTAATGAAGTCGAAACCCCAGCCGATCTGATCAATCGCGCCGATATGGCGCTTTATGATGCCAAGCGCGCAGGGCGGAACCGCTGTCTGGCCTATGCCGTCTAA
- a CDS encoding imidazolonepropionase — protein sequence EVAGGCIRRIGTGMPPREASGAVYDAGGALVLPGFVDAHTHPVFTAYRGSEFVRRCHGDSYLQIAREGGGIRSSMLGVREASEGHLASLTADRMRDFLALGTTTIEAKSGYGLTVEDELKSLRAIRTAAATTGLEVSPTLLGAHTVPPEYAGEPNRYVDLVIREMIPRATSEGLAEAVDVFVEESAFTTKQAQRIFEAARSAGLKIRVHADQLTTGGGAELAAEVGAISADHLEQTGDDGLKRLADAGVTAVLLPGAVFGLGLEGYPNAGRMLSAGCRLALATDFNPGSSPVQSMPFILMLAVMKMGMTPFEALWAATLGGALALGRENRVGTLEKGYQADFTLWDLPDLETLIFRGVEARPIAVFKKGELAVGRPKIAV from the coding sequence TGAAGTAGCCGGCGGCTGCATACGGCGAATCGGGACCGGCATGCCCCCCCGGGAAGCGTCCGGTGCCGTTTACGACGCCGGGGGCGCACTGGTCCTCCCCGGTTTTGTCGATGCCCATACCCATCCGGTCTTTACTGCTTATCGCGGATCTGAGTTCGTCCGCAGGTGCCATGGCGATTCCTATCTTCAAATCGCCCGCGAGGGAGGCGGTATCCGGTCATCAATGCTCGGCGTCCGGGAGGCTTCCGAAGGCCATCTCGCCAGTCTCACGGCAGACCGCATGCGGGACTTTCTGGCTTTGGGCACCACGACGATTGAAGCCAAAAGCGGTTACGGGCTGACGGTTGAAGATGAACTGAAATCGCTACGAGCAATTCGAACCGCTGCAGCAACGACGGGGCTGGAGGTTTCGCCAACCTTGCTCGGTGCGCATACGGTTCCGCCGGAATATGCCGGGGAGCCCAACCGGTATGTCGATTTAGTGATCCGGGAGATGATTCCCCGGGCAACAAGCGAAGGACTTGCCGAGGCGGTCGATGTCTTCGTCGAAGAGTCGGCATTCACCACTAAGCAGGCTCAACGGATATTCGAAGCAGCCCGAAGCGCCGGTCTGAAGATTCGCGTTCACGCCGACCAGTTGACAACAGGTGGAGGCGCCGAACTGGCTGCGGAAGTGGGAGCCATAAGCGCCGATCACTTGGAGCAGACAGGCGATGACGGGCTGAAGCGGCTGGCGGATGCAGGAGTTACCGCAGTACTCTTGCCGGGGGCGGTCTTCGGCCTTGGTCTGGAAGGTTATCCCAATGCCGGTCGGATGCTAAGTGCCGGCTGCCGTCTGGCGCTGGCGACCGATTTCAATCCCGGATCGTCACCGGTGCAGTCGATGCCCTTCATTTTGATGCTTGCGGTGATGAAGATGGGGATGACGCCCTTCGAAGCGCTCTGGGCCGCGACGCTCGGGGGAGCTTTGGCCCTCGGCCGGGAGAACCGGGTTGGGACGTTGGAGAAGGGCTATCAAGCCGACTTTACGCTATGGGACCTGCCCGATCTCGAAACGCTCATCTTTCGCGGAGTTGAGGCTCGTCCGATTGCGGTCTTCAAGAAGGGCGAGTTGGCAGTTGGGCGACCGAAAATTGCAGTTTGA
- a CDS encoding DUF72 domain-containing protein: MSLTGSLFAESRPANYGRYERVVIGTSGYLFPDWQGTFYPPGLPRREWLGYYARHFNVLEVNASYYGLPSPSTFASMAARTPDDFNFWVKVPGGVTHGSDDFEVAMGAFREAVKPLREAGRLEGALAQFPPSFRPETSALSRIGRMAELAGTRLAVEFRRRDWQTSTTYDFLDRNGIVSVMVDMPAIDGLPISEARVTGGIGYVRFHGRNHLTWYDRAAGDRYDYDYSEAELESWQSPVEAMEEGAQKVFIFFNNCHLGNAVRGARLMTRILRGESALFT, from the coding sequence ATGAGTTTAACAGGCAGTCTCTTCGCCGAATCGCGGCCTGCCAACTATGGTCGTTACGAACGGGTCGTCATCGGCACTTCGGGCTACCTCTTCCCGGACTGGCAGGGGACGTTTTACCCGCCCGGACTGCCCCGACGCGAATGGCTCGGCTACTATGCCCGTCATTTCAACGTCCTTGAGGTAAACGCCAGTTATTATGGCTTGCCGTCACCTTCAACTTTCGCCTCGATGGCGGCAAGGACTCCCGACGACTTCAACTTCTGGGTCAAGGTGCCGGGCGGGGTGACGCACGGCTCGGACGACTTCGAGGTGGCGATGGGTGCATTTCGGGAAGCAGTAAAACCGCTTCGGGAGGCAGGCCGCCTGGAGGGTGCGTTGGCGCAGTTTCCGCCGTCGTTTAGACCGGAGACGTCGGCGTTATCGCGGATCGGGAGAATGGCGGAACTTGCCGGGACGCGTCTGGCTGTCGAGTTCCGACGACGCGATTGGCAGACCAGCACTACCTATGACTTCCTTGACCGGAACGGTATCGTCAGCGTCATGGTCGATATGCCGGCCATTGATGGATTGCCGATTTCCGAAGCCCGGGTAACCGGCGGCATCGGCTATGTCCGGTTCCACGGCCGCAACCACCTCACCTGGTATGATCGGGCAGCCGGAGATCGCTATGACTACGACTACAGCGAGGCTGAACTTGAGTCCTGGCAGTCTCCGGTGGAGGCAATGGAGGAAGGTGCGCAGAAGGTCTTCATTTTCTTCAACAACTGCCATCTTGGCAATGCCGTCCGGGGCGCGAGGCTAATGACCCGCATCCTGCGGGGCGAGTCAGCACTATTCACTTGA